The Paracoccus sediminicola genome has a segment encoding these proteins:
- the yidC gene encoding membrane protein insertase YidC, whose amino-acid sequence MEDNNRNLILAMVLSMLVVLVWFTFFAPEPPPPATEEAVTAQTEAGAPATPAGSTGGTAATGGADLAPVSQDPSTSAQRVAVESPSLEGSISLAGGRIDDLLLTGYRETLDENSPFVRLLTPTDSSNLRAENTGSPVAPGGDPEPVLQKPYYAVYGWSAAAGTDPGAVPNASTVWELESGESLTPDSAVTLRWDNGQGQIFRRSFALDDKYLFTVTQSVENTGDAAFAAAPYGIIARHGEPDTQNFFVLHEGAVAMTDGELMEADYGDLTDLDQVAREGRADIIEVAENGWVGFTDKYWMTTLAPAPGQPFTAVVKYAEGADIYQAETRFPTVTVSAGQSASSQSYLFAGAKEWEAIRGYEESPGIQRFVDSIDWGWFYFLTKPIFRVLHWLNAHIGNMGWSIIALTFILKAIVFPLARKSYISMARMRELQPQMEAIKERVGDDRAKMQQEMMALYKKEKVNPAAGCLPILIQIPIFFSLYKVIFVTLELRQAPWIGWIRDLSAPDPSSILNLFGLLPYAAPARDSLIGIISLSIMAIILGISMWLQQKLNPAPTDPTQKMIFAWMPWVFMFMLGGFASGLVLYWITNNVITIIQQYAIMSMHGSRPNLFGNIRDSMPSRKKK is encoded by the coding sequence ATGGAAGACAATAACCGCAATCTCATCCTCGCCATGGTGCTGTCCATGCTGGTGGTGCTGGTCTGGTTCACCTTCTTCGCCCCCGAACCGCCGCCACCCGCCACGGAAGAAGCGGTCACTGCTCAGACCGAGGCCGGCGCCCCGGCGACCCCCGCCGGCAGCACCGGCGGCACCGCCGCGACCGGCGGCGCGGATCTGGCACCGGTATCGCAGGATCCTTCCACGAGCGCTCAGCGCGTGGCCGTCGAAAGCCCATCGCTGGAAGGCTCTATCTCGCTCGCCGGCGGGCGCATCGACGATCTGCTGCTGACCGGCTATCGCGAGACGCTGGACGAGAATTCGCCCTTCGTGCGGCTGCTGACCCCGACCGATTCGTCGAATCTCCGGGCCGAAAACACCGGCAGCCCGGTCGCCCCCGGTGGCGACCCGGAGCCAGTGCTCCAGAAACCCTATTACGCCGTCTATGGGTGGAGCGCGGCGGCCGGCACCGACCCCGGGGCGGTTCCCAATGCCAGCACCGTCTGGGAGCTGGAATCGGGCGAGTCCCTGACCCCGGACAGCGCTGTCACCCTGCGCTGGGATAACGGGCAGGGCCAGATTTTCCGCCGGAGCTTCGCGCTTGACGACAAATATCTGTTCACCGTGACCCAATCGGTCGAGAATACCGGCGACGCGGCTTTCGCCGCCGCGCCCTACGGGATCATCGCCCGTCACGGTGAGCCGGACACGCAGAATTTCTTCGTGCTCCACGAAGGGGCCGTCGCCATGACCGATGGCGAATTGATGGAGGCCGATTACGGCGATCTCACCGATCTCGACCAGGTGGCGCGCGAAGGCCGCGCGGATATCATCGAGGTGGCCGAAAATGGCTGGGTCGGTTTTACCGACAAATACTGGATGACCACACTCGCCCCGGCACCGGGACAGCCCTTTACCGCCGTGGTGAAATATGCCGAGGGTGCGGATATCTATCAGGCCGAGACCCGGTTTCCGACCGTCACCGTCTCCGCTGGTCAGAGCGCGTCGAGCCAGTCCTATCTCTTTGCCGGAGCCAAGGAATGGGAAGCCATCCGCGGCTATGAAGAGAGCCCCGGCATCCAGCGTTTCGTCGACTCTATCGACTGGGGCTGGTTCTACTTCCTGACCAAGCCGATCTTCCGGGTCCTGCATTGGCTGAACGCCCATATCGGCAATATGGGCTGGTCGATCATCGCGCTGACCTTCATCCTCAAGGCGATCGTCTTCCCGCTGGCGCGCAAATCCTACATCTCCATGGCACGGATGCGCGAGTTGCAGCCCCAGATGGAGGCGATCAAGGAACGTGTCGGCGACGACCGCGCCAAGATGCAGCAAGAGATGATGGCGCTCTACAAGAAGGAAAAGGTAAACCCGGCCGCTGGCTGTCTGCCGATCCTGATCCAGATCCCGATCTTCTTCAGCCTCTACAAGGTGATTTTCGTCACGCTGGAACTGCGGCAGGCACCCTGGATCGGCTGGATCCGGGATCTGTCTGCGCCCGACCCGTCCTCGATCCTGAACCTGTTCGGGCTGTTGCCTTACGCGGCACCGGCGCGGGACAGCCTGATCGGCATCATCTCGCTGTCGATCATGGCCATCATTCTCGGCATCTCGATGTGGCTCCAGCAGAAGCTGAACCCGGCGCCGACCGATCCGACCCAGAAGATGATCTTTGCCTGGATGCCCTGGGTCTTCATGTTCATGCTGGGCGGCTTTGCCTCGGGGCTGGTGCTTTACTGGATCACCAACAACGTCATCACCATCATCCAGCAATATGCCATCATGTCGATGCATGGCAGCAGGCCGAACCTGTTCGGCAATATCCGTGACAGCATGCCAAGCCGGAAGAAAAAATAA
- a CDS encoding MOSC domain-containing protein: MARLSQIWRYPVKAIGRQRLDRVRLERGGKLPFDRHWAVMHEAALDKLDENGELTQWLPKSAFLRGAASPALQAISGGYDDGKLRLDHPDAGAITVDPCSDEDRAAFLKWLSPLWPEGKGAPAALVSGPAALTDTKKPFISINSLDSLSALESKVGERLGVERWRGNLWLEGLEPFAEQDWIGREIRIGPARLVIREPIGRCAATAVDTATGEPDRDMVRALSEQYGKGDFGVYAEVLEGGELAELAEVVVGDTLDESEAAPDADHEA, translated from the coding sequence ATGGCGCGGCTGTCCCAGATCTGGCGCTATCCGGTCAAGGCCATCGGGCGCCAGAGGCTGGACCGCGTCAGGCTGGAACGCGGCGGAAAGCTGCCCTTCGACCGGCATTGGGCGGTGATGCACGAGGCGGCATTGGACAAGCTGGACGAGAATGGCGAGCTGACCCAATGGCTGCCCAAATCTGCTTTCCTGCGCGGTGCGGCCAGTCCTGCGCTTCAGGCGATCAGCGGCGGGTACGATGACGGAAAGCTGCGGCTCGACCACCCGGATGCGGGCGCGATCACCGTCGATCCATGTAGCGACGAGGACCGCGCGGCCTTCCTGAAGTGGCTCTCCCCGCTTTGGCCCGAGGGCAAGGGTGCCCCTGCGGCCCTGGTGTCCGGGCCTGCGGCCCTGACCGATACGAAGAAGCCCTTCATCTCGATCAACTCTCTGGACAGTCTCAGCGCGCTCGAATCGAAGGTGGGCGAGCGGCTTGGCGTGGAACGCTGGCGCGGCAATCTCTGGCTCGAGGGGCTGGAGCCGTTTGCCGAACAGGATTGGATCGGGCGCGAGATCCGTATCGGCCCGGCCCGCCTGGTGATCCGCGAGCCCATCGGCCGCTGCGCCGCGACCGCCGTCGATACCGCGACGGGCGAACCGGATCGCGACATGGTCCGTGCGCTGTCGGAACAATACGGCAAGGGCGATTTCGGTGTCTATGCCGAGGTTTTGGAAGGTGGCGAGCTGGCCGAGCTGGCCGAGGTCGTCGTCGGCGACACGCTCGACGAAAGCGAAGCCGCGCCCGACGCGGATCATGAGGCATGA
- the yihA gene encoding ribosome biogenesis GTP-binding protein YihA/YsxC codes for MKVAFPVAPEPDTAAADAARRLFAGPADFVKGVVAMDGLPPADRPEVCFAGRSNVGKSSLINALTGRKGLARASNTPGRTQEINYFTLGDTSYLVDLPGYGFAKAPLQVVKKWQELLKSYLAGRPTLRRAFCLIDARHGIKPVDHEIMTLLDRSAVPFQVVLTKADKLGPNAIKPVLSQVEDELQKHPAAYPELVVTSSDKGHGLNILRAIIAGLD; via the coding sequence ATGAAGGTCGCCTTTCCGGTTGCGCCCGAGCCTGATACGGCTGCGGCGGACGCGGCGCGGCGGCTGTTTGCCGGGCCCGCAGATTTCGTCAAGGGCGTGGTCGCGATGGACGGGCTGCCACCCGCCGACCGGCCCGAGGTCTGTTTCGCGGGGCGATCCAATGTCGGCAAGTCGAGTCTCATCAACGCCCTGACCGGGCGCAAGGGACTTGCGCGCGCCTCGAACACGCCCGGCCGCACGCAGGAGATCAACTACTTCACCCTGGGCGATACGAGCTATCTGGTCGACTTGCCCGGCTATGGCTTTGCCAAGGCGCCGCTGCAGGTCGTGAAAAAATGGCAGGAACTGCTGAAATCCTATCTGGCGGGACGGCCCACGCTGCGCCGCGCCTTCTGCCTGATCGACGCGCGGCACGGCATAAAGCCGGTGGATCACGAGATCATGACGCTGCTCGACCGTTCGGCGGTGCCGTTTCAGGTGGTGCTGACGAAGGCCGACAAGCTCGGCCCCAATGCGATCAAGCCGGTTCTGTCACAGGTCGAGGACGAGTTGCAGAAACACCCCGCCGCCTATCCCGAGCTGGTGGTGACCTCATCCGACAAGGGACACGGTCTGAACATTCTGCGCGCGATCATCGCCGGGCTCGACTGA
- the argB gene encoding acetylglutamate kinase codes for MTRDFTATATTLSEALPYMQRYSNAVVVVKFGGNAMGDEAEMAKFASDIVLMKQVGIHPVVVHGGGPMINDLLGKLGIESSFVRGKRVTTKQTVEVVEMVLSGLVNKRIVQAINDAGGRAIGISGKDDDLMVCEADDPELGFVGRPVEMNVQIIRDLYQAGLIPVIAPVATGVADNETFNVNGDTAAGAVAGALQADRLLLLTDVSGVKDGSGEVITQMTPDQVRSMIADGTIAGGMIPKTETALKAIEDGVRAVVILDGRVPNACLLELFTEHGAGSLIRSTEPRIKPRGLRQPSLAP; via the coding sequence ATGACCCGAGATTTCACGGCGACCGCGACGACCCTGTCCGAGGCACTGCCCTATATGCAGCGCTATTCCAACGCCGTCGTGGTGGTGAAATTCGGGGGCAATGCCATGGGCGACGAGGCCGAGATGGCCAAGTTCGCCTCTGATATCGTGCTGATGAAACAGGTTGGCATCCACCCTGTCGTGGTCCATGGCGGCGGGCCGATGATCAACGATCTGCTCGGCAAGCTGGGTATCGAGAGCAGCTTCGTCCGCGGCAAGCGCGTCACCACCAAGCAGACGGTCGAAGTGGTCGAGATGGTCCTGTCGGGTCTCGTGAACAAGCGTATCGTGCAGGCGATCAACGATGCGGGCGGGCGGGCTATCGGGATATCCGGCAAGGATGATGACCTCATGGTCTGCGAGGCCGACGATCCCGAGCTGGGCTTTGTCGGCCGCCCGGTCGAGATGAATGTACAGATCATCCGCGATCTTTATCAGGCCGGGCTGATCCCGGTCATCGCGCCGGTGGCGACGGGCGTGGCCGATAACGAGACCTTCAACGTCAATGGCGACACCGCCGCCGGCGCCGTGGCCGGGGCGTTGCAGGCCGACCGGCTGCTGCTGCTGACCGATGTCTCGGGCGTGAAGGACGGCTCGGGAGAGGTCATTACCCAGATGACGCCGGATCAGGTCCGCAGCATGATCGCGGACGGCACCATTGCCGGCGGCATGATCCCCAAGACCGAGACCGCGCTGAAGGCAATCGAGGACGGGGTGCGCGCCGTGGTGATCCTCGACGGTCGGGTGCCGAATGCCTGCCTGCTGGAGCTGTTCACCGAACATGGCGCGGGAAGCCTGATCCGCTCGACCGAACCGCGAATCAAGCCGCGGGGTCTGCGACAGCCCTCGCTGGCACCGTAA
- a CDS encoding SixA phosphatase family protein yields MTPLGYRRLILTRHAKSAWDDPTLEDFDRPLNARGRRAAVLLGDFMASRGYEPEEVLCSPAQRTRETWERVASAGLEVRPAIRFEDRLFHARPADMLEVLKTATQQTVMMIGHNPGIAEFAESLPARPPMDPDFRRFPTAATLVVDFQIESWSEVKPGTGSLMDFVRIDGRD; encoded by the coding sequence ATGACCCCACTCGGATACCGACGTCTGATCCTGACCCGTCACGCCAAATCCGCCTGGGACGATCCGACATTAGAGGATTTCGATCGCCCGCTGAACGCGCGCGGCCGCCGCGCGGCGGTTCTTCTGGGCGACTTCATGGCCTCGCGCGGATATGAGCCGGAAGAGGTTTTGTGCTCTCCGGCGCAGCGGACCCGCGAAACATGGGAGCGTGTGGCCAGTGCCGGGCTGGAAGTGCGTCCGGCCATCCGTTTTGAGGACCGGCTGTTCCATGCCCGCCCGGCGGATATGCTGGAGGTGCTGAAGACCGCGACCCAGCAGACCGTGATGATGATCGGCCATAATCCCGGCATCGCCGAATTCGCCGAGAGCCTGCCGGCGCGCCCGCCCATGGACCCCGATTTCCGTCGGTTTCCGACCGCGGCGACGCTGGTCGTCGATTTCCAGATCGAGTCCTGGTCAGAGGTGAAGCCCGGCACCGGCAGTCTCATGGATTTCGTCCGGATCGACGGGCGCGACTGA
- a CDS encoding ribose-phosphate pyrophosphokinase, with the protein MPAMTEPKLISGNANTPLAKSIARRMSMHRGMNVALVDARVERFNDQEIFVEVFDNVRGEDMYIIQSTSNPANDNLMELLIMTDALKRSSANRITAVIPYFGYARQDRRAKARTPISAKLVANMLTTAGVDRVLTLDLHATQIQGFFDIPVDNLYAAPIFALDIKHHFKGRLDDLMVVSPDVGGVARAREIAQRINVPMAIVDKRRETAGEVADMTVIGDVTGKSCIIVDDICDTAGTLCKAAQLLTDHGATEVHAYITHGVLSGPAVERVQKSVMKSLVITDSIDQPAPVKDCDNIRIVPTAPMFAQAIINIWNGTSVSSLFDLDTLGPIYEGLYSDG; encoded by the coding sequence ATGCCCGCGATGACCGAACCCAAGCTGATTTCCGGCAACGCCAACACGCCGCTGGCGAAATCCATCGCAAGGCGCATGTCGATGCATCGTGGGATGAATGTGGCGCTCGTCGATGCCCGTGTCGAACGCTTCAACGATCAGGAGATCTTCGTCGAGGTTTTCGACAATGTCCGTGGTGAGGACATGTATATCATCCAGTCCACCTCGAACCCGGCGAATGACAACCTGATGGAGCTGCTGATCATGACCGATGCGCTGAAGCGTTCATCGGCCAACCGGATCACCGCCGTCATTCCCTATTTCGGCTATGCGCGCCAGGATCGCCGCGCCAAGGCGCGCACGCCGATTTCGGCCAAGCTGGTGGCGAATATGCTGACCACGGCGGGGGTGGACCGGGTGCTGACGCTGGATCTGCACGCGACCCAGATCCAGGGCTTCTTCGATATCCCGGTGGATAATCTTTACGCCGCGCCGATCTTTGCGCTTGATATCAAGCATCACTTCAAGGGCCGGTTGGACGATCTGATGGTGGTCTCGCCCGATGTCGGCGGGGTGGCCCGCGCGCGAGAGATCGCGCAGCGGATCAACGTTCCGATGGCGATCGTGGACAAGCGCCGCGAAACCGCGGGCGAGGTGGCCGACATGACCGTGATCGGCGATGTGACCGGGAAGAGCTGCATCATCGTTGACGATATCTGCGACACCGCGGGAACGCTGTGCAAGGCGGCGCAGCTTCTGACCGATCACGGCGCAACCGAGGTGCATGCCTATATCACCCACGGCGTTCTGTCCGGCCCGGCGGTCGAGCGGGTGCAGAAATCGGTGATGAAATCTCTGGTCATCACGGATTCGATCGATCAACCCGCGCCGGTGAAGGATTGCGACAATATCCGCATCGTGCCGACAGCGCCGATGTTCGCGCAGGCGATCATCAATATCTGGAACGGCACCTCGGTCAGCTCGCTTTTCGATCTGGACACGCTCGGCCCGATCTACGAGGGGCTGTACAGCGACGGTTGA
- a CDS encoding 2-hydroxychromene-2-carboxylate isomerase encodes MAHIDYYLGTISPWCYLAGDRLERMAKANGATITYKPIDLMQLFARTGGVAPAERHESRLAYRMQELERWRDRLDLPLTLKPAHFPVNMAPSSYAVIAAQQAGEGDVGALVQGFLRAVWADERDISDDGVIRDVLESAGFDPGIADKGLLAGAEQYGRNLEEAVAAGVFGAPFYIVRESGQKFWGQDRLDMLSDHLASL; translated from the coding sequence ATGGCACATATCGACTATTATCTCGGCACGATCAGCCCTTGGTGTTACCTCGCCGGGGACCGGCTGGAGCGGATGGCCAAGGCGAACGGCGCCACCATCACCTACAAGCCCATCGATTTGATGCAGCTTTTCGCCCGCACCGGCGGAGTGGCACCCGCCGAACGGCACGAAAGCCGCCTCGCCTACCGCATGCAGGAGCTGGAGCGCTGGCGCGACCGGCTGGACCTGCCGCTGACGCTGAAGCCTGCGCATTTCCCGGTGAATATGGCACCGTCCTCCTATGCGGTCATCGCGGCGCAGCAGGCGGGGGAAGGTGACGTCGGCGCTCTCGTGCAGGGGTTTCTGCGCGCGGTCTGGGCCGATGAACGTGACATTTCCGACGATGGGGTGATCCGCGATGTGCTGGAGAGCGCAGGGTTCGATCCCGGAATCGCCGATAAGGGCCTGCTGGCCGGGGCCGAGCAATATGGCCGCAATCTCGAAGAGGCCGTCGCGGCAGGTGTCTTTGGCGCGCCCTTTTATATCGTGCGCGAGAGTGGCCAGAAATTCTGGGGTCAGGACCGGTTGGACATGCTGTCAGACCATCTTGCCAGCCTGTGA